One window of Triticum dicoccoides isolate Atlit2015 ecotype Zavitan chromosome 5A, WEW_v2.0, whole genome shotgun sequence genomic DNA carries:
- the LOC119297110 gene encoding transcription factor MYB83-like, giving the protein MRKPVECPATKCSGGAAPGNSNVAAAAAKLRKGLWSPEEDERLVAYMLRSGQGSWSDVARNAGLQRCGKSCRLRWINYLRPDLKRGAFSPQEEDLIVNLHAILGNRWSQIAARLPGRTDNEIKNFWNSTIKKRLKMNSAASSPATTECASPREPKLDGGSASCLDLTSLEDGSHHGMKSMWRMDSSSSSSSSSSIQQSRPSTMAPAANRGYGGLLLPLPDQFCGVAPSTHTSVPPFFHDHSSFKQVSPLRAGGYYPHGMAMEGGGGSCFTGEEAVGGGGEHSVLFNVPPLLEPMAVALQDQTLMASTGNSDNNHRNTNSTAEGTTLSSKNGCNINDDNNSKNNINSVVSYWEQHGHQQHMSRNVVMGEWDLEELMKDVSCLPFLDFQVE; this is encoded by the exons ATGAGGAAGCCCGTGGAGTGCCCGGCGACGAAGTGCAGCGGTGGGGCGGCGCCAGGAAACAGCAATGTGGCTGCAGCGGCGGCGAAGCTGCGGAAGGGGctgtggtcgccggaggaggacgaGAGGCTGGTGGCGTACATGCTGCGGAGTGGGCAGGGGTCGTGGAGCGACGTGGCACGCAACGCCGGCCTGCAGCGGTGCGGCAAGAGCTGCCGCCTCCGGTGGATCAACTACCTCCGTCCCGACCTCAAGCGCGGCGCCTTCTCGCCACAGGAGGAAGACCTCATCGTCAACCTCCACGCCATCCTCGGCAACAG ATGGTCTCAGATCGCAGCCAGGTTACCGGGGCGCACCGACAACGAGATCAAGAACTTCTGGAACTCCACTATCAAGAAGCGGCTAAAGATGAACTCGGCGGCTTCGTCTCCGGCGACCACGGAATGTGCGTCGCCGCGGGAGCCCAAGCTCGACGGCGGCAGTGCCAGCTGCCTCGACCTCACCAGCCTAGAGGATGGGAGCCACCACGGAATGAAGagcatgtggcggatggactcatcgtcctcctcctcttcgtcatcgtccaTACAGCAGAGCCGACCGTCAACAATGGCTCCGGCGGCAAACAGGGGCTATGGGGGCCTCCTCCTGCCCCTCCCGGACCAATTCTGCGGCGTCGCACCTTCTACCCACACGTCGGTGCCGCCGTTCTTCCACGACCATTCATCGTTTAAGCAGGTTTCTCCCTTGCGGGCTGGTGGCTACTACCCCCACGGAATGGCAATGGAAGGAGGAGGTGGCTCCTGCTTCACGGGAGAAGAAGCTGTAGGCGGAGGAGGCGAACATAGTGTCCTCTTCAACGTGCCCCCTCTACTAGAGCCCATGGCAGTAGCATTGCAAGACCAAACCTTAATGGCATCAACTGGCAACAGCGACAACAACCATAGAAACACTAACAGTACTGCTGAGGGCACCACACTGAGCAGCAAAAATGGCTGCAACATCAATGACGACAATAACAGCAAGAACAACATCAACAGTGTGGTCTCGTACTGGGAACAGCATGGCCACCAGCAGCACATGAGCAGGAACGTAGTCATGGGGGAGTGGGACTTGGAAGAGCTGATGAAAGACGTGTCATGCTTGCCTTTCCTTGATTTCCAAGTTGAGTGA